The following is a genomic window from Synechococcus sp. JA-2-3B'a(2-13).
TAGGGAAGAGTCATGTTGGCTTGGTTTTGCTCTGCTACTACCCTCCCATCAACAACTCTGTCTTCCGTGAGAGCGCTGCCTACAACAGCGGCGATGACTTGGGCATTCAACTTGGTAACCGGGTTGAAGACCTTCCCTTTCAAATCAGTAACATCGGCTTCCAGGGCATCCACCCGCCCGCGCAGGGCTGCCAGCTCAGCAGCAAATTCCTCTTGCAAGCGCTGCAGAGTGGCCAAGTCTTCCTTGGAGACTTTGTCGGCCAAACCGGCTGCAATCAACTCATTGATGCGATCCAGGCAGGCGTTCATACCAGCGGCAAACTCAAAGCGAGTCATAGCCCGGTTACCGCGGAAGGTGCGGTCGGGGTAGCCGGCAATACAACCGTAGCGCTCCACCAAGGATTGCAGGGCTTGGAAGGCCCAGTCGGTGGGCTGCACATCCGAAAGCTCAGAGATGGAGGTGACCGGCCCGGTAGCTTGGGCATAAGCCACTCCAGGGGTCAGGATCGCTGCTGCGCCCAGGGTGCCGGCCAGCAGCGTTTTCCAGTAGTTCGCGTGTTTCACGGGCATGTTTCTCTCCTTGTTCTTTTCCTCACACCTTTTTGGCTGTAGGGATGTCTTCTAGAGGTAACCAATTGCCTAACTCAAGAACAAGTCTGGCAACTGCGGACTTCGGTGAAGACATGATACAGCCGAAGTCCACATCGTCTACCACTTTACACACTTTCTGGGCAAGACTCAATGCGAGACCCAACTGCGGTAGATGATCGAGGCTCGATACCCACTACTCTACCTCAGGGATCCGGCCCTGGCTAGCGGGTGTATCCCCCAAACTGCCAGCCTGGATGGGGATGGGCGGTACCGGACTCGAACCAGTGACATCCTGCTTGTAAGGCAGGCGCTCTACCGCTGAGCTAACCGCCCCCGAGGGATCCCAGTCCACCGAGTTTAGCATTCCCAAAGGACTATTTCCCCATACCCAAGCTCTGCGCCTTCTGGTACACCTTGCCCTCGGTCAGGAGGGAAGGGGCAATGCAGATCTCCACCTGCTGCATTTCTCGAAGATTGGCAGCCCCCAAGGTGGCCATGCTGGTGCGCAGGGCGCCCAAGAGGTTGTGGGTACCGTCGTCCAGGCGGGCGGGGCCGCGCAAGATTTCTTCCAAGGTGCCGGTGGATCCCACGCGGATGCGGGTGCCGCGGGGCAAGATGGGGCTGGGGGTAGCCATGCCCCAATGAAAGCCGCGACCGGGGGCCTCATAGGCGCGGGCCAGGGGGGATCCGATCATCACTGCATCGGCTCCACAAGCGATGGCCTTGCAAATGTCGCCACCGGTCACCAATCCCCCATCGGCAATCACAGGGACATAGGCGCCGGTTTCCGCCAAAAACTGCTCCCGTGCAGCGGCACAGTCGGCAATCGCTGTAGCCTGCGGCACTCCCACCCCCAACACGCCTCGGGAAGTACAGGCAGCGCCAGGGCCGATCCCCACCAAGACACCGGCAGCTCCGGCCTGCATCAGCTCCAGAGCGACATCGTAGGTAACGCAGTTGCCCACCACAACAGGAATGGACATCGACCGGCAAAATTGGGCCAGATCCAGCAGTTCCATGCCTTCGGGAACCTTGTGGTGAACGGAAACCACCGTGGCCTGGACGAAAAACAGATCCCCCCCGGCTTCAGCCACCAGGGGGCCGTATTGGGCGGCGTGGGCGGGCACACTGCTGGCTGCTGCAATGGCGCCACCGGCCTTGATTTGGCGGATGCGCTCTTGAATCAGATCCGGCTTTACAGGTTCGCTGTAGAGGCGCTGCATCAGAGGCACAAACTCGTCTTTGCCCACCGACGCGATCTGAGCCAAAACCTCATCGGGATCGGCGTAGCGGGTTTGGATGCCATCCAGGTTCAACACCCCGAAGGCCCCCAGCTCCGAGAGCAAAATGGCCATTCGCACATCCACCACGCCGTCCATAGCGCTGGCGATGATGGGGATTTGCCGTTGGATCCCTCCCAGGGTGAAGTGGGTATCCACCAGGCTGGGATCCAGCGTTCGTCTGCCTGGGGCCAGCGCGATTTCATCCAGCCCGTAAGCGCGTCTTGCCTGCCGATTGCGGCCCAGTTGCACGTCCATTTTTCCCCTGTTCTGCGGATCCTTGTTCTTATCATGCCGCCAAGGGGGGATCCAAGGCCAGCGAGAGTCTTGTTCTCTTGGCTGCGATCCCGGAGCGGGTCTCAATCAGCCTCAGAGGTTCGAGGGGGCAAGGGCGTGAAAATGTGCCCTTCTTGCAGGTTGCCGAAACTGCGGCAGCGCTCGGATCCCCAGCGGAACCCGTAGAGGGCGATGTAAGCACACATCAAGGCATCCACTTGATCTTCGTAGTTTTTGAGCCGACGGCTCTTGAGGGATCCCACCTCCACTTGAAGCAGCTCCTCGTGGCCCTGGAGAGCCGGGTCAGCGGCAGCCAGAGAGCGCAGATGATGCTGGTAAAGTTGCCAAGCTTGTTGCCGTTCCGGCCAGGTGCGTCGAGGGCGGGCCTTGTATTTTAGAGTGCGGCTGAGGCCAAAGAGGCTTACCAAGGCGCTGTGGGGGAAGACCTCGGTCACTTGGCGGGTAAGTTTTCCTCGCTCGATGCTGGCCTGCTCCCGAAAGCCATAACTGGCTAGGGCTTGCACCAAGGCTTCCCCTCTCACCTGGCCGTTTTTTTCTAGAAGCCGGCGGTTGGCCGGGTGGGCCCCGGCTGCATAGGCGCGAAACACCCGGTTCAGTTCGGCCTCGGCCCGCCGTTGTCCTGTGAGGTTGGGAACCCGCAAGGGCGCATCCACCGCCACCAAGCAGGGATCTTCGCCCGCCTGAGCTTGAATATAGTCCAGGATCTCCTCATCCGTTTGGAGAATGCGGCTATCGACCAGATGGCCTGTCAAGTTCTGCCTGCCGGGATCCCCGAGCTGGACTCGCAGCGTGGCCAGACCGGAAGGGTTGCGGGGCGACCAAGCCAGATCCAGGCCAATGCAAATCAACTGAGCCACACCGCCTTCCCCTTCTCTTCAAGTTGGACAGAATCAGAGTCGTTATCAAAAAACCAGTTTGAGGCAGTTCCCGATTGCATGGCTCCGGCGCCCTCACCCCCAGACCCTCTCCCAAAGGTAGAGGGGGATCAACGTCACAGACAGTTGCGCTGCTGTTGCATGGGTATTGGGAATGATCCCGCCAGCTTGCCTGTCTTGATAAAAAATAAAAATCCATAAAAAAGGGATCCCACCAGGGGATCCCGAAAGATTCATCCAAGATGCCTGGCCAGGAAGCGAAGTGCCCATGGGCTCTTCGGTGAGCCTCAGGGATCCACCTCGCTGTGGCGGTCAACGGATTAGTAGTCGTAGTCACTCATGCCGCTGCCGCTGCTTGCCGGCGTGTTGGTTTTGGGCTCGGGCTTGTCCACCACGATCGCTTCAGTGGTCAGCACCATCCCCGCAATGGAAGCGGCGTTTTGCAGGGCAGAACGGGTAACCTTGGCCGGGTCTACAATGCCCGCCTCGAACATATCCACGAAGGCGTCGTTCTGGGCATCGTAGCCGGTGTTGAAGGGCTTATCTTTCACCCGCTCCAGCACAATGGAGCCGTTTTGGCCGGCGTTCTCAGCAATGCGGCGCAGCGGAGCGCCCAGAGCGCGGGCGACCAGGTTGGCCCCCACCAGTTCATCGCCGGACAGGTTGGCTTGCGCCCACTCGGTTACCACTGGGATCAGGTGTGCCAAGGTGGTACCGCCGCCGGGAACGATCCCTTCTTCTACCGCCGCTTTGGTGGCGTTGATGGCATCTTCCAGGCGCAACTTGCGGTCTTTCATCTCGGTTTCAGTGGCCGCGCCCACTTTGATCACTGCCACACCGCCGGAGAGCTTGGCCAGGCGCTCTTGCAGTTTTTCTTTGTCGTAGGTGGAGTCGGTTTCCTCAATTTGGCGACGAATTTGCTCGCAACGGGCTTTCACAGCCGCTTCGTTGCCTTCCGCCACGATGGTGGTGTTGTCCTTGGTCACCGTGACGCGACGGGCAGTGCCGAAGGAATCGAGGCGAGCGTTCTCCAGCTTCAGGCCTCGCTCTTCGCTGATCACCTCACCGCCGGTCAGGATGGCGATGTCTTCCAGCATGGCCTTGCGGCGATCCCCGAAGCCAGGGGCTTTTACCGCTACCACGCTCAGCACACCCCGCAGCTTGTTCACCACCAGGGTAGCCAGCGCTTCTTTCTCGATGTCTTCGGCGATGATCAGCAGAGGACGACCGGCGCGGGCCACCTGCTCCAGAACCGGTACCAGGTCTTGCACCAGGGTGATCTTCTTATCGGTGATGAGGATGTAGGGGTTTTCCAGAACCGCTTCCATCCGCTCGGTATCGGTGACGAAGTAAGGGGAGATGTAGCCCTTGTCGAAGCGCATCCCTTCCGTCACTTCCAGCTCGGTGGTCATGGACTTGCCTTCTTCCAGGGAGATCACCCCTTCGCGGCCCACCTTGTCCATGGCCTCGGCAATCATACGGCCCACTTCTTCATCGTTACCGGCGGAAATGGCCGCCACCTGGGCAATGGCTTTGGAATCTTCGACCGGGCGGGCATGTTCGGCGATTTTGTCTACCAAAAACTTCACCGCCTTGTCGATCCCTCGCTTTAGGGCAATCGGGTTGGCGCCGGCAGCCACGTTTTTCAGACCTTCTTTCACCATGGCGTGAGCCAAGACCGTGGCCGTGGTGGTGCCATCCCCAGCCGTGTCATTGGTCTTGGAAGCCGCCTGCCGGATCAAGGAAACGCCTGTGTTCTCAATATGGTCTTCCAGCTCGATTTCTTTGGCAATGGTTACCCCGTCGTTGATGATTTGGGGGGCGCCAAACTTCTTCTCCAGCACGACGTTGCGCCCTTTGGGACCCAGGGTAACGGCTACGGCTTCTGCCAAAATATCCATGCCGTGCTCTAGAGCGCGGCGGGCTTCTTCACTGAAGATGATTGATTTGGCCATAGTCAACCTCTCCGATGCAAATGCAGGTAAGGGTGAAACAGAGTCTCAAGGATTCAATCGTTCGTTGAACTGCTGCTGAATCACTGACCATTACTGAACAATGGCGAGAATGTCCCGCTCGGCCAACAGCACATATTCATCGCTGCCCAGCTTGACTTCGGTTCCGGCATACTTGGAGTAGAGCACTTTGTCGCCGGCTTTCAGTTCCATCGGGATCAGCTTGCCCTCGTCGTTGCGCTTGCCAGGGCCAACAGCAACCACTTCCCCCACCTGGGGCTTTTCCTTGGCAGTGTCCGGCAAGAAGATCCCACCTGCGGTTTTCTCATCTTGCTGAGCGATTTTGACCAGCACGCGGTCGCCCAGCGGCTTCAGGGTAGAGACGTTAAGAGCTACTGCAGCCATGACGAATGTCCTCCGTGATCCTAAAGCACGAAGCTGAAGTTTTCATTTCCATTAGTTCCACTTCCCCGAAGGGAAGCGACTTAGCACTCTCGACTTACGAGTGCTAGTTTATCAGCCAACTTTCTGGCCTGACAATAGCCTTTGTCAGCGGGATCCCGCTTTTGGCGGGTACGGTCGGGGTGCGGATCCCCCTACTTTTGGTGCCGGTGTGGGATCATGGCCTGAGTTGGGCTGGGTTGAGAAGGTGTGGATCCCGTTGTTTCAGGTGGATGCGTTTACGGCAGTGCCTTTTGCAGGTAACCCCGCGGCGGTGTGTTTGCTGCCTCAGGAGCTGCCGCAGGCGCTGATGCAGGCCATTGCCGCAGAGAACAATTTGTCGGAGACGGCTTTTTTACTGCCTCAGGGATCCCAGGGCGAGGTTCCCCACTATGGGCTGCGCTGGTTTACGCCGACGACGGAGGTGGATCTCTGTGGCCACGCCACCTTGGCTGGTGCCCATGTGCTGTTCACCGAGGTGCATCCTGAGGCGGAGAGGGTAGCCTTTTCCACCCGCAGTGGCCTGTTGCAGGTGCGGCGGCAGGGGGATCGCCTGGCCATGGATTTTCCTGCTCGCAGTCCGGAACCTTGGCCAGAAGCCAAAGAGCAAGTAGCAGCAGCTTTAGGAATCCCACCTGTGGAGCTATACCGGGGGGACATGGGGGTAGCGGTGCTGGCTTCGGCGGAACAAGTGCAGCAGGTGCAACCGGATCTGGCCCAGGTTCAAGCACTCCCCGTTCCGGGGTTGATCGTCACAGCCTCTGGGGCGGCTCTGGGGAATGGGCCGGATTTCGTCTGCCGCGTTTTCGCTCCTCGGCTGGGGATCCCGGAGGATCCGGTGACGGGATCCGCCCAGTGTCTTTTGATGCCCTATTGGGCCAAACGCCTGGGTCGCTCTGAGTTACAGGCCCACCAGCTATCCAGCCGCGGCGGGGAGCTCTGGTGTCGCGATCTCGGCTCTCGCGTGGAGATTGCCGGGCAGGCTGTGCAGGTGATCAGAGGAGAGCTGAGGCTACCTTGGAACCCTACCGAACAAAAAACACCCCGGATATGCTTCCGAGGTGCAGGCTAGGAAAGAGCTTGAGCTAGCCGAGGATTTCGGCGGCTTGAATGAGCTCCACCTGCTTTTTCTTCAGCACCAACAGCACCTGGGTAATGGTAATGGCTGCCAGGAAGGCCACCAGCCATTTCACCCGATCCGGGCTTTGCAGCACCAGATCCCGCTCCACCTGGCCAAAGCCGCCCACATTGGGATTGTTGGTGACGGGATCCCCTTCTTTGACGCTGTCGCCAACGGCAACCACCAGCTCCGGCCCAGGTGGCACCACCAGGTTGTGGATCCCACTTTCGCTCTCGAAGCTGAGAACCCGCGTGCCTGGCAGCTCATATTCCGGGGGCACCAGGCTGGCCAATTCAGCCGGCAGATCGCTGATATCGGAGTCGAGGGTGGCAATGTTGACCAGACGCCCCGTGGCTGGGGCGCGGAAGACGTTGTTGTTGCTGAGGCTGCCGTCGGGGTTGAGCTGACCGCGACCCCGGTTGGCCCCAATGTAAACGCGATACTTCATGAAGGCCACCGAGGGATCCTCTTTCGGGTCAGGGGCCACCACCGGGAAGACGATTTCTTGATGCTGCTCGCCCGGCAAAGGCCCGACCAAGAGGATATTGGGCTTCGCGTCGCTGTAGGGGGTGATGTAGGTCTCGGCAGTTTCTTGCCGTTGTTCCTCGGTCATCTCGGCTTCGGTGGCTAAACGGAAGCCCTCCGGCAAGACCACCACCGCGCCCACATTCAACCCACCCTTGCTGCCGTCTGCCAGCACCTGCTGCTTGCTCAGGTCATAAGGGATCCCAACTTTGATGGTGAACACCTGGCCGGGGGTGACGGCCTGGGGCACCTCGGCGCGAGTGGGCATGGCGTTCAGGTGGCAGTTGGCACAGACAATTTTTCCAGTCG
Proteins encoded in this region:
- a CDS encoding GuaB3 family IMP dehydrogenase-related protein, whose product is MDVQLGRNRQARRAYGLDEIALAPGRRTLDPSLVDTHFTLGGIQRQIPIIASAMDGVVDVRMAILLSELGAFGVLNLDGIQTRYADPDEVLAQIASVGKDEFVPLMQRLYSEPVKPDLIQERIRQIKAGGAIAAASSVPAHAAQYGPLVAEAGGDLFFVQATVVSVHHKVPEGMELLDLAQFCRSMSIPVVVGNCVTYDVALELMQAGAAGVLVGIGPGAACTSRGVLGVGVPQATAIADCAAAREQFLAETGAYVPVIADGGLVTGGDICKAIACGADAVMIGSPLARAYEAPGRGFHWGMATPSPILPRGTRIRVGSTGTLEEILRGPARLDDGTHNLLGALRTSMATLGAANLREMQQVEICIAPSLLTEGKVYQKAQSLGMGK
- a CDS encoding DUF429 domain-containing protein, whose translation is MAQLICIGLDLAWSPRNPSGLATLRVQLGDPGRQNLTGHLVDSRILQTDEEILDYIQAQAGEDPCLVAVDAPLRVPNLTGQRRAEAELNRVFRAYAAGAHPANRRLLEKNGQVRGEALVQALASYGFREQASIERGKLTRQVTEVFPHSALVSLFGLSRTLKYKARPRRTWPERQQAWQLYQHHLRSLAAADPALQGHEELLQVEVGSLKSRRLKNYEDQVDALMCAYIALYGFRWGSERCRSFGNLQEGHIFTPLPPRTSEAD
- the groL gene encoding chaperonin GroEL (60 kDa chaperone family; promotes refolding of misfolded polypeptides especially under stressful conditions; forms two stacked rings of heptamers to form a barrel-shaped 14mer; ends can be capped by GroES; misfolded proteins enter the barrel where they are refolded when GroES binds) is translated as MAKSIIFSEEARRALEHGMDILAEAVAVTLGPKGRNVVLEKKFGAPQIINDGVTIAKEIELEDHIENTGVSLIRQAASKTNDTAGDGTTTATVLAHAMVKEGLKNVAAGANPIALKRGIDKAVKFLVDKIAEHARPVEDSKAIAQVAAISAGNDEEVGRMIAEAMDKVGREGVISLEEGKSMTTELEVTEGMRFDKGYISPYFVTDTERMEAVLENPYILITDKKITLVQDLVPVLEQVARAGRPLLIIAEDIEKEALATLVVNKLRGVLSVVAVKAPGFGDRRKAMLEDIAILTGGEVISEERGLKLENARLDSFGTARRVTVTKDNTTIVAEGNEAAVKARCEQIRRQIEETDSTYDKEKLQERLAKLSGGVAVIKVGAATETEMKDRKLRLEDAINATKAAVEEGIVPGGGTTLAHLIPVVTEWAQANLSGDELVGANLVARALGAPLRRIAENAGQNGSIVLERVKDKPFNTGYDAQNDAFVDMFEAGIVDPAKVTRSALQNAASIAGMVLTTEAIVVDKPEPKTNTPASSGSGMSDYDY
- the groES gene encoding co-chaperone GroES; translated protein: MAAVALNVSTLKPLGDRVLVKIAQQDEKTAGGIFLPDTAKEKPQVGEVVAVGPGKRNDEGKLIPMELKAGDKVLYSKYAGTEVKLGSDEYVLLAERDILAIVQ
- a CDS encoding PhzF family phenazine biosynthesis protein; the encoded protein is MGSWPELGWVEKVWIPLFQVDAFTAVPFAGNPAAVCLLPQELPQALMQAIAAENNLSETAFLLPQGSQGEVPHYGLRWFTPTTEVDLCGHATLAGAHVLFTEVHPEAERVAFSTRSGLLQVRRQGDRLAMDFPARSPEPWPEAKEQVAAALGIPPVELYRGDMGVAVLASAEQVQQVQPDLAQVQALPVPGLIVTASGAALGNGPDFVCRVFAPRLGIPEDPVTGSAQCLLMPYWAKRLGRSELQAHQLSSRGGELWCRDLGSRVEIAGQAVQVIRGELRLPWNPTEQKTPRICFRGAG
- a CDS encoding apocytochrome f: MKRIGLVFCALLLLLGMGARPAAAYPYYAQMAYDNPREATGKIVCANCHLNAMPTRAEVPQAVTPGQVFTIKVGIPYDLSKQQVLADGSKGGLNVGAVVVLPEGFRLATEAEMTEEQRQETAETYITPYSDAKPNILLVGPLPGEQHQEIVFPVVAPDPKEDPSVAFMKYRVYIGANRGRGQLNPDGSLSNNNVFRAPATGRLVNIATLDSDISDLPAELASLVPPEYELPGTRVLSFESESGIHNLVVPPGPELVVAVGDSVKEGDPVTNNPNVGGFGQVERDLVLQSPDRVKWLVAFLAAITITQVLLVLKKKQVELIQAAEILG